The window TCAGCATTGCCATCAGTGCAGGAGTGTTTGTCAGTTTGTTTAaacattcacttttaataaatatattactaaaccatgatgtggtagcatattgtcatctacacggtaaatttccaagaaatgtccaaaaaccttcccactaacttgcagctttactgataaaacaatatagtgtattaacaatctgtgaaaattgtgtttcagaaaacatatcctttgcacatcaacacgtatTCTGATTTGTTATCATcctattaaagtattttttttcatcacacaaatacaaaaaatgagctttcacaactactgaaatatattttgaaatgtttgtacagttgacttagtcatttaaacgCTGTGTGTTAGAAAaagcctgacaccctatatccttttatttcacactttaaacagtaggtcacacagttcaccttacaaagtcctggaactcttgcattcagaaggaaaattaattgtaagacaaactagCTTTTGACCTCTGTGACATAAGAGCAAGAttaaaaggcatcttttattgcccctccactttcttACCCAACATaagacctgttctttgtcaactggcCAGATGGGGAGAGTAAGTCCTAAAATAGCTCGACCTGCTCAATTATGACTCACCATAGggagtggttgagtagattttttcgagctctgacacacacacacacacacacacacacacacagatagataGATTACATATTAGAGCAAAAATGTTTGTTTCCTATAATGTAAGTTCTCTTATGGGAAATCACCATTGGCATCATAAGCACTGAACAGCCCGTCCACAAGCAGAACCCTGGAGCACGTCTTTACCTATATCTTCTTCTGCATTCCATTCAGGAAGGTCAAGTCTGTTCATGTTATAGGAAACAAATCAAACTAAAGTCTATATTAACCAATTCCATAAAAAGCTAaaatactataaaaaataaaataaaaaaaattacactagaacATTAGGTGActgaaaaaaatcactttttttgtttttaaaaaggaaatGAAGGGCATGGAACTAGGACAATGTATCCATAGAGGGTGAGTGTTGCTTATCACATCAACGGAGACTCCTCTGAAcacagaactaggattacaggtaagaaaccgtaACTTCTCCTTCAGGGGATACATTATGGAAAACTACTCAAAGATTTAGGACGGCATCCTGCCTGACCTAGCCATCTAACTGTGAATTCAAATCCAGACAACAGGGTCTCGTAAATGTGAGAATAGACCTAGCTGCTCCACATAATCCAGCAATGGAAATATTCCTCAATTAGCACAGCTttagatgctttacctctagtagcTGGCTTTCGAACTACTAGGTAAAATTTGTATGTGTCTGTGGTAGAATAACAGATTACAGGAATCTATACACCTGGACAGTGATTGCTTGGACGTGGCTAACCTTATGTGTAAAGTATCACAATTTACAAACgtgtttggatgtttttctttagccTTATCAAGAAAAGTTTAGAACTCTAACATCAAGTGTGTGACGAGATCTCTCTGCTGGAGAAGCAGGTTACTGAAAAAACACATTGGTAAGACAATAGTTTAGTTTTTACGAAAATCCAAAGCTACTTTAATTAGGAATTTTGAATGAGCCCTTACTTTCTGAAATTGTATACGGATAATGGTAACAAAGTCGctatcacagtttaaaaaaaaaaaaaaaaaaaaaaagagtcaattTTTGGAGAGGagcaagtccaagcaataaataaaaaggCTTTTCAATTGTGTATTTATCTTGTTAGAGGTGGCAggcttcaaagacaaaggtcatatGTGAGACTGATTTGTGacaaagtgctgtttttttttttttttaacattgtttggtgttcagaaactcatctcactgcacttacataaaaaaagaaagtgaaattatgtgacagtcttgctgaggTACAGCGAGTGTGAacagaaaggctgtaggatgtcattttttatttttttaatacccactgtaatgtaaatacctgtaaatcaaCAATACAAATTCAAAAGTTAGGAAGAAAAAATTTAACATATTGTTGTAAAATCAGCACCATGAGTCTTGGGTGGCTGGCTCAACGTTAAGGTTGTGCCAGCAGTGCAAATACAACACAAACAATGTCGTACAAACACTACACAGACTCCATAAGTCGTCAATGATTCCAGACAGAAAAAACAAATACCTTGGTGCCAAGACTGCGCTCAGACACGGAAAAAGCATTCCCTGTAGAGAGCCCAGGTAATGACAGAATAAACTTGCCTCCACTAGAAGAGGCAAGCTTTGAGGTTGCTAAAGAAAACTCAtgggcatgatgacatcatgcataCTGCTCGTATCAAACGACAGACTCCACTTGAGAACGATCCAGGAATGGTTACATATACACtgatcacaggcaacacagcttGGAAGTGTTGTAGCAGAAAGATTACAGAAGGAAATACAATGGTGGAACAGCATCATCACAGTAGGTGGACCTTTCAGACAACCAACTCCTGCTGCAATTACAACAGGCGTATTCTGTATGGGGTGGGGAGGTCACATGAAAAAGGGGCCAAAGAACTAATTCAGACCCATTCGCCAACTAAAACTGGCAAATAAATGAAATGGAAGTGTCTGCATTTTATCATATCTATCTGTAGAGGTATCTAAGAGATTGATTATGCTCCATCACCTACTTCCATGTGCCTGTAGCCAAACAGCTTCACAAGTTCCAGGGTCCTGTGTAGAATGCCTATATTTCATCTCCCCACATGGAGTAACAGCTTTagacatggatttttttttaaagtcctcatAGTTGTTCATTTTGATTAATGCCTCCAGCTGTGCCTCGAGGTGCCCCTTTCTTTCGACATCAAACATTTTCTTCTTTCCATTAACCTCCACTACCCCCTTTTTAGGTGCTATAGTGACTCCCTCACGGGCTGACTTACCCCTCCCGTGCTCTGGATCTCCTTTCGGAGTAGAGGCTGGTTCCGATGGTTTGTGCGCCCTGTGTTCTCTGTTAAAATCAGACAGGCTCTTTGGGCTTCTATTTTTTTGCCTTTGCAGTCTTTGAAGTCCAAGTCGGCTTCTTGAGGTTCGAGCCCAACCTTTTCAACTTCGTCCTCGATTGCTCCTGCAGTAGTACTCAACTGTTTTCAACTTTCGGTGCCCTTTTAACTTAGGTTCTTTAGTATCTTCCTTTTCTTGTTGTTGACTGTCTTTGCTtcgaaatcttgcagatttctgcgTTGCCGTCAATGTTGGGCGCCTCTGCTTTAGAATTCtacttgtgcttctgtgccattgCGAAATGCGCCCACCTCCGTTTTTCCCTTACTTTGAGGGTATTTAGTGCTCTTAGATGAAGTGTCCTTGGGCAGACAAGTTAGAAACTTGAGGACTCTCCTTCTGTGTGAAATTGGGGTAGCATTTAGGCTATAACCTGAATGGCTTGTGTTCTATACCTTAACAGCATTCTTTATGCCATGCAGTCAAGAACCTAGTGGTCTGCAATAGTTGAAAACCCCGACATCTTATGTGTAGAACCACTGTTTTCTTAACTTCCCTCTGGTTCTTCTTGAAAtttccctaaaaaaaataaaaaaaaaatccctttcctGTCCATTCAGGAGCAACTGCCTTTCCGGGGCGAACAGCTGATATCAAGGATGGACCACACCAAACGGTGgatgacacacaaaaaaaaaaagaagttggaGAAGAGAACAGAATTCAGGGCCCAACCACTAGAAAGTCAAAAAGTGCACCAATGAAGTCCACCAAAAACATTCATGCTGCAATACTTAGGGAGCTCCGAACTTCAAGACATATTGGGGCACTGCAAGTCTGGGAGCCCTTAAAGGCACAGTGTCAGTTTTGATCAGAAATCAGCTTCAGCGTGTATGGCTACATTGTCCTGGTTCCATCCACTTCACTTCCTTAAAAAACACAGTTTGTGAATGCGGTTTTATGAAAATAACCTAGTTTTCTATTTGAATTGGCCAATATAGCCTTTTTTATTGGCTGCAAAAATATTTCATGTCACATGAAAATACTTCACCTTTCTGTAGTAAGATGAAAATGGAATAATAGAGTATTTATTCAAAGAAGTGCTCCAGGTTCCGCATGTGGGTGGAGCTATTCAGTGCTTATTATGTACCACTGACATCCCCCTGAAATAAAATACACAGGTCCCAGAGCTAGCACTCCGAGATGGAGTCTCTGTCCTCATACATTGTGAGCTAAAGGAGGAGTCAAAACTAGTATTGCGAGTCGAAACTTCTGCAGAAACACACTGCAAACACTCCAGCCTCACAAAACACAGAAGTATCTAGAACAGAGCATGTATAGCTAAAGCTACACATGCTACGAACAAAATATTACTCTAAATATGAGCAGTGTAAAGATAAAACTCAACCAATCAAAAAGATGGTAAGGAAGCTACGCTCTAAGTGAGGGACAAACCTGACATAGATAAGCCAGTGAATAAGCAGAAAGACAATGAGTGACAAAAAGACAACCAATAGTAAGCACATGAGGGGTTCTAAGCCCACTAAGTGTTTGACATGACACAAGAGATCATTCCCAACACACAAAAAACCAGGAACCTGCCTCAGTAGCTTCACCTTTTTGCGGACCTGCTATACCCTCTTGAGCTGATGGTATGAGGTTACTAAAACCATATCCCACGTCTCATCTGGCCCCTGGAAAGGCTTCAATTAAGCAACATACAAGATAAGAACAGCAGAGTAGTATTTTAGATAAATAGAAGTTTACAGGGAAGCCTGTCAGTTGTGAGAGAGGGAATGTGCAGGTCACAGCAGAATTAGATGCCTGGAGAAAATGATCCTACTCCACAAGTCAGAACATGCAACTGGCATACGGTAATTCAGAAACGACAAAGTTAACTTAATACATTATCTATGGTTTACACACTCCCAGTGTCAGTCTGGTGATAAGTCAGTACAGTCCTACTAATGAGTCCCTCTACAGTAGAAGAGGCAAGTCTCGGGTATAGCAGGTCAAAAATTCACTATTCCAACCAAAAAAGTAGGGGTGGAGGATCAATCACCTGGAAGAAATTAAATAAACAGCTATGAATTTTTTCACCGTGTAAAGAACATAAGTTCATCTACTATTATTTCTGCCAAGCTGAACCCACATCACTACTGCATTAAGATCCTTACAATTACCCCTTGCCTCTATTAAAGGGAAAATCGAGCCAACAGCCGCTGTTCTCCATACCTTCTATGGACAATGGCAATTTATCGCCATCCACTGCAATTCTCAGATAAATTCCTCTTCTTGATCCCTAAAAAACATGCACAGGTGCCTTTTTGTGCTCGCTGGCCATTTCGGGACTGAAATGGACTTTTCCACCCAAGCCAACTGGACTTGTCCACAAACCAAAGCCATTCACAGCCACTAAAGTTTAATATATTCAGTGTCCCTTGTCTACATGACATTATTATTAATCTGTAAATTAGCACCAAGAAACCATTTTGATGGTGAATGttgaatttgatttaaaaaaaaatcaaacaacctAAACTTGCAATACAATGTACAATCTGCATGTTTACACAATATAAAAGCCATGTATCCATAATTACCTCCTTGCACAACCTGCTTGGGTTCATGTGAGCCTAAACAGGAAAAAGGAACAAGTTGCATTTAACTTGTGTTCCCCAGAGCAAATGTTTTGGTAATTAAAAATGAATAAGGGCAATACACAACTACAAGGGGACTGCTGGACCTGGTCCTCTGCATGGCCACCGCTAAACTTAGCTTGGTATGAAGGAGGcagttccagtcttccttctcagtaaGCATGGCAGACTTCAAGCAGCTGGGTGTCCTTCTGTAGCATAAACATACCTAAGCAGCATACTGAACAGTGAATCCGAGGGTCCACTTTTAACAGCTGGTGCCCACTTTGGagagggagaagcttctggagtttcccctgcagatgtgtctggaatttcctgcctccctcccataGTCCCAGTCAGCCTGGCAGCACAACAGGTCAGTGTGAAATCCTGTTGTGTTTGTGCTGAGGAAGCCCTATTAAAGTGCAAGTGCAGCAGGTGACAGCTCGGCCCCTCGTCCTGCCTGAGACTGTACATGTTGCCAGCGATTGTCCAGGCTGAGTGATGCCAAGGGTCAGCTGTCTGAACTCCTGTTCTATGCTACGGGGATATAACAAGATTCAGAGCCCTCTCTGCATCTGCCAAACTGATCTGCTGCCTGGACCTTCAAATAGAATTGCAGAGGCCTACTGGTCTCTGCAGGAGTGAGTCCACGATTCCCAAGAGGTGCCTTCCCAGGTTCTGGATCCTTGGCTAGCATCAGAGGGCACTTCTCTGACTCAaaagtgaaatcctgaagtttttggctctttgtgactgcaaacaggcctgttcacaCCAAGATCTTGTAACCCACACTGACTGCCAACCTGAAGCTTCGGTTAACCAGACACTGCACGCTACAGCAAACACCagcaacatgagatctgcacttcacgctacagAATCAACAACGCACGCTGACAGCTAATGTGAATCTACCCGCAAAGACAGTTTCTGACACccaacaggatcttcatgctacagtgacgaCAATCCATGAAGCCCGGCCTGCTCTTCTCGCTATAGCGACTACCATCTGTGAAGCACTCCCTGCTTTCTCCACTGCTAAAAGGACTCTTCGTGCTGgtctttagaaggtaactttttcagcaggactaatctggtccCTGGATCCGTCCTGTGCCccactgcagtcagcctgaacttgtatcGCTTacccagtcttgcacaaccagataaccatgagtggcgctttgtgcttttaggtgctatacttaccttaaatctttgaaactgcGTATCCCCAGTTCTAATGGCTGCATCTTTGTCGTTTTCGTGTCAAATgacttattaaattgtactcttttTTCTAAGTTGGTATGGGTTTTTTCTTGTGTggggttttcactttattgctgtatgTGTACTGCTTCAATACTTTACACActacctcaaagttaagcctgaatgcttttgtgccaagctacccaaagggttaagcacaggttaatttagtgactgtttgcGGTTCATccttacaaggattgtggctgttactgGAGAAGGGCACACAATCTTCTTAACCACCAACTCAGTTTCTCACAGGCACCATCCATCTCATTCACGAGAGCTCCTTCCTTCgtagtgtgttaaaaaaaaaaagcagcaagaCTGTTAGACAGGCAGCTCCAGTTTCCAATTCTTGGGCGTGAAAACAAGGAGGCAGTTAAAATGAGAGAACGGAAAGAGGGGGAGACAGGCGGGGAAAAAAGGAGAAGGGAAGAGGGGAGGGAGACCGTTGTAGGAATAGGAAAGTGCGCCTAAAGAGTATCCTCAAGTTGGTGTTACACCTGTAATGGCACAGCACTGATATCTGCCAACTCTTTCAGTAGACAGATTTAATAATAAATAACTAGACCGCTTGAGTGTGTTACATACACTCAGGCAGGTGCGAGATACACCACATGTCCACAAGCTCTACCATGCCCAATATGTTACGGACAGAGCCAAACCGTACTGCCCTACCTAAAATATTCTATTAGTTATTGACGAGACTGAACCTTTTTTACCATCATGTCCCTATTTGTGTACCAAAGGGCAATATATGAATTTTCTCTGCCACGCCTAGTCTTCCCCAAGAAATTATTTTGCTGCAAAATCGCACAGCTAACCAGCACTAGTTCGGGGAAGGACAAATCTTAAATTCTAATTAAATTTGGTGTGCCCTAATAAGGCAGTGATGCAACATGTTTACAAAAGCAGCTGCTGTGATTATTGTAAATATGCATTATTTCTATGCATTTTCATTATATACTGTGTCAGACTGAAAACGCTGTTCAGCAAAATCTTGCAGCAACTGAGGGAAAAAGCCTCACTCCCCTAAATGAGAAAAAAACTGATGCACACTATTCTCCCAGTCTCGTGTGCTACATATACAAAATAGAAAAGCATCGAAGGACGAATTATCTTACAGTCTTGGCTACAAGCCGTTATTAAAAATGGGAAATCGGTGGGAGCAGTTTGCAAGCACTTCATTCGCACTAACAAGCCAGACAggctcccgaaaaaaatgatacatgGCTCACTTAACATGCACAACTGCACCACCAAGTAAACACCACAACAAtgttcagtttctttttttaataaattaaTGTCATTCAAAATACAGTGCCAGAACAGGATGCAGCTGAACATGCTAGTAGGGTTTGTCATGAAGCACCTGTGCTCATGTAAGATTGGAGGTGGCGCCTCACTACTGCTAGTGGTTCCTGGGATTAATGCCAGAGCAGCACTAGGCATCTGCTCGCCTGCAGAGTACAGAATATTCCTGAACAGTTCATTCTTCTCCCATCCCCCCAAAAAGGTCAAATAAAAAATGATAGCTACAGAATATCTAAACACAATCACACTACAGTAATGCATGTTATTAAATTAACAAAACGACCTTGTTATTCCAAACTAAAACTTTGTTTTACGATGGAAAATACATCAGCAGCAGGAAGTAATATGCATGAGCCCATGTAACTGTAATACAGTGTGGAGGCGTTTGATTAACACGCTCCACATAGACCCGCACTATGAGGGACTGGCAATTCTATTGCAAGCCCAGCAACTTAAGTCCACATCTGGTAAATTACCAGCTGCTTGGAAGACCTGTGTTCTAAAAGGACAGGTACAGATAGGTTAGTGAAAACAGAGTACATGCACCTAATAACAGCGACTGAACCTGCAGCCATGATTTGCCCTGCATGTTACCATAAAACAGAGATCCACCCTTGCTATAGCTGGCAGATCAAATGGGATTTGGTTATTAATCAGGTTTTTCTTTCAGGAAATTTATTTACCAACGCATCAGTGATAAGTGCACCGGAATTCAACCTTGAGAGATTTCGATAACCAGTCCAGCACTTAATATTAAGAAGTTCAAAAATAAATGGAAGAATCTGCAGAGCATTTTGTTTTACATACCACCCTAGAAATAACTGCCTTGAAGTAAACTCTTCCTTAACGGAAACCCTTCAAAGGGCAAGGATCAATGCATTACACACAATTCAAATGCGTAAGCTGGCATAATATACACAAAGGTTTCTGTCAATTATTTGATAAAATATTTTCGATTATGGAAGCCTATGTCCCCGTAAAAATTCACTAATTTGCACAGAACATTAACGGCTACAAATATGTTAATAGGGCATAAAAATAACAACGTATTAACAAGAAGTCTGATGGTTTCCAGCCCAATTCTTTCATAAACAAAATGTCTTAGTTCATGAACGCTTTATGCAAGAAAAGCTTCTGTGCGTCAAGTCTTTGAATCCCAGAAACTATACAGGTGGCAGAGTTACCATCTCTCCGTCCAGCTCAAATTCATCGCTCCCATCCGGTGAGAAGAGATACGTTGGAGGTTTCCATGGAGAAACTTCAAGGCAAGATGGGTAGAGCTTCCCTACGGTGCAGCGAAAGTCTTTGCCTAAATCCCAAAACACGCGCTCAGATATTTGCTGCCGCAAAAACCACTGATCAACTTCCAAATCATACTGGTAGATGGCGTATTTGGCTCTTTCGTTCATGTGGGTTTCTCGGATGAAGACACATAAGGAATTGGAGATAACCACAGCCCGGACACAAGGGTCAGAGTATCGCTTTGCAGGGATATTGGCAGCCATCCTCCATTCGTTCTTATTCACATCGTACACTTCCACAGTTACAGAAGACCCATCAACAGTGCTGGTTGGAACCCTTATACCAGAATTGTTGCCAATATGCAAACCTCCAACGTAAAAAATGTTATCACCAAAATCTGCAGCTGATGCAAAGCATCTACTAGTTTGCCGCGTGGCCATTTCCACCCATGTACTTGACCTCGGAAAATAACAGTATGTTAAATTGTGAGCCATAACGTAAATACAGTCATGTACAACTACTGCAGCATTCCACTGCCATGCACAGGGCAATGGGCTTACCATAGTCCACTCATCCTTCTCTGTGTCATACCTTTCAACAGTTCTTCTATTCAGCTCACCACCTACACTATCTCCTCCAATTGCATAGATATACCCTTCGCAGCAGACTAAGGAAGGCTTTAGGCGAACGAACTTCATTGGGGTCTTTGGAATCCAAGAATTTTGCTGTGCATCAAACCAGTAAAAACAATTCACCGTTCTAAATGCGGCCTGCAGTTTGCTTGCTTTGCTGTGATTGCTTTTTGCGTTTTTTAGAGGGACTTGGCCACCTGCTATGTAGATGTCATTGTCAGGAGTTACAAGAGTACCAACTTTGTGCAAATCAGCAGGAGGATTGCAAAGCTTGTAAACTTTTTCCGCTTGGGGGCTGTAACAGACTGACGAGTAATAACCACCAGAGTTTTCAGCAGCAGCTTCGATGAATATTATcatttcttcttttgtcatccCAAGTCTTGGCTTGAAGAACCTGGGCATTGACTTGTACAAGCCTTGAACTACCACAGATTTATCATTGGGTGGCAGGCCCTGGAACCACTCACGCTGAATCACTTCTGAGAGGGCATCGATCCTGATGTGGCTAAGAACGGTGGACAAATACTGCGAACGAGAAACTGTGTTGTACTCCAGCCAGGACATTGCCGCCTCACGAACAGTCTCTTCTTTCTCCACATTTAAATTGTCACTACTTACAAGGTCTATCAGTAGATCACTGGACAGCTGCATGAAAGCTTCCTGGCGGCAAACAGCAGTAAATTTGTGCTCCACCATCCTTTTTGCACTCTGTTTCAACTcttcacagctgaacaggtcagcgaAACTCAACAATCGCACACAGTTTTCGGCATTTATTTTCTTGATTAAATATTCTCTACAGCGATGCAGCACATCATC of the Pleurodeles waltl isolate 20211129_DDA chromosome 2_1, aPleWal1.hap1.20221129, whole genome shotgun sequence genome contains:
- the KBTBD2 gene encoding kelch repeat and BTB domain-containing protein 2 isoform X1, whose amino-acid sequence is MSSQDERQINTEYAVSLLEQLKLFYEQQLLTDIVLIVEGTEFPCHKMVLATCSSYFRAMFMSGLSESKQTHVHLRNVDASSLQIIITYAYTGNLAIKESTVEQLYETACFLQVDDVLHRCREYLIKKINAENCVRLLSFADLFSCEELKQSAKRMVEHKFTAVCRQEAFMQLSSDLLIDLVSSDNLNVEKEETVREAAMSWLEYNTVSRSQYLSTVLSHIRIDALSEVIQREWFQGLPPNDKSVVVQGLYKSMPRFFKPRLGMTKEEMIIFIEAAAENSGGYYSSVCYSPQAEKVYKLCNPPADLHKVGTLVTPDNDIYIAGGQVPLKNAKSNHSKASKLQAAFRTVNCFYWFDAQQNSWIPKTPMKFVRLKPSLVCCEGYIYAIGGDSVGGELNRRTVERYDTEKDEWTMVSPLPCAWQWNAAVVVHDCIYVMAHNLTYCYFPRSSTWVEMATRQTSRCFASAADFGDNIFYVGGLHIGNNSGIRVPTSTVDGSSVTVEVYDVNKNEWRMAANIPAKRYSDPCVRAVVISNSLCVFIRETHMNERAKYAIYQYDLEVDQWFLRQQISERVFWDLGKDFRCTVGKLYPSCLEVSPWKPPTYLFSPDGSDEFELDGEMVTLPPV
- the KBTBD2 gene encoding kelch repeat and BTB domain-containing protein 2 isoform X2 → MFMSGLSESKQTHVHLRNVDASSLQIIITYAYTGNLAIKESTVEQLYETACFLQVDDVLHRCREYLIKKINAENCVRLLSFADLFSCEELKQSAKRMVEHKFTAVCRQEAFMQLSSDLLIDLVSSDNLNVEKEETVREAAMSWLEYNTVSRSQYLSTVLSHIRIDALSEVIQREWFQGLPPNDKSVVVQGLYKSMPRFFKPRLGMTKEEMIIFIEAAAENSGGYYSSVCYSPQAEKVYKLCNPPADLHKVGTLVTPDNDIYIAGGQVPLKNAKSNHSKASKLQAAFRTVNCFYWFDAQQNSWIPKTPMKFVRLKPSLVCCEGYIYAIGGDSVGGELNRRTVERYDTEKDEWTMVSPLPCAWQWNAAVVVHDCIYVMAHNLTYCYFPRSSTWVEMATRQTSRCFASAADFGDNIFYVGGLHIGNNSGIRVPTSTVDGSSVTVEVYDVNKNEWRMAANIPAKRYSDPCVRAVVISNSLCVFIRETHMNERAKYAIYQYDLEVDQWFLRQQISERVFWDLGKDFRCTVGKLYPSCLEVSPWKPPTYLFSPDGSDEFELDGEMVTLPPV